The following coding sequences lie in one SAR324 cluster bacterium genomic window:
- the lon gene encoding endopeptidase La: protein MSPLSRLLVPVIPMREEIVFPQTTKSFFVGRPGSMEALDKAIASDKLIFVVAQKNTGIENPAASDLFSVGVLVKVLQIMRLPNGSVKALFEATRRARLISAEMRQDLLIAEIELIQDSDLETREIFELAEKAKAAFYQHAQHNDLKIKDDVYKQIKLASPLILPDIIAPHMAVSRTHKQSILEPTLLEERLELIIQFMSEEQEIKKLEEQLRKKVQENIHSTHKEGYLQDQLRSIQKELGQTEDSRSDSDDFLKKIKEAGMPKEVEDVAIKEFKKIKMMSPMSSESNVVRNYLEWLIAMPWKAETEDNFDLEKAQTILDEDHYGLEKVKERIIEYLAVAQLKGTLKGPIICLVGPPGVGKTSLAKSIARSLNRNFVRMSLGGVRDEAEIRGHRRTYIGAMPGKIIQSIRKAKSRNPVLLMDEVDKLYQSVVTDPSAALLEVLDPEQNNTFMDHYLEVEYDLSHVLFLCTANSIQNIAAPLLDRMEVIHLSGYTELEKYHIAKNFLVQRQCKAHGMEPEKMVFQKESLFKIIRDYTREAGVRSLEREIGKVCRKTVTQLVRQNEDKKTIVTPKLVEKLLGTAHFNRDKKGEANEIGVAMGLGVTTLGGELMMVEAGLMPGSGKVSLTGKLGEVMQESAQAAYSYVKANALFLGIDADIFEKLDLHIHLPEGATPKDGPSAGLPLMMSIISVCTKIPIQHDVAMTGEITLRGHVTEIGGLKEKLLAAKRGGLRMVLIPKDNAKDLEDVPHEVLEGLTIQQVDRVDQAVPYVLEHLPPTSFSVSGLERSLNSESLQAISHSPIHCG, encoded by the coding sequence ATGTCGCCATTATCCCGTCTGCTTGTTCCTGTCATACCAATGAGGGAAGAAATTGTTTTTCCTCAAACCACCAAATCCTTTTTTGTCGGCCGGCCCGGGTCTATGGAAGCCCTGGACAAGGCCATTGCTTCTGATAAACTTATTTTTGTGGTCGCACAGAAAAATACAGGTATCGAAAATCCCGCTGCCAGTGATTTGTTTTCAGTAGGCGTTCTGGTCAAAGTGCTTCAAATCATGCGTCTGCCCAATGGGTCAGTAAAAGCTCTGTTTGAAGCAACCCGGCGTGCCAGGCTGATCAGCGCCGAAATGCGACAGGATTTGTTGATTGCGGAAATAGAACTCATCCAGGACTCTGATTTGGAAACCAGGGAGATATTTGAGTTGGCAGAAAAGGCAAAAGCCGCCTTTTATCAACACGCGCAACACAATGATCTCAAAATCAAGGATGATGTCTATAAACAGATCAAATTGGCATCTCCCTTGATTCTGCCGGATATCATTGCGCCTCACATGGCTGTCAGTCGAACACATAAACAAAGCATTCTGGAACCAACACTGCTTGAAGAGCGACTGGAATTGATCATTCAATTCATGAGTGAAGAACAGGAAATCAAAAAACTGGAAGAACAACTCCGCAAGAAAGTTCAGGAAAATATTCATTCAACCCATAAGGAAGGTTATCTTCAGGATCAGTTGCGGTCGATCCAGAAAGAACTGGGGCAGACAGAGGACAGCAGGTCTGATTCTGATGATTTCCTCAAAAAAATAAAAGAAGCGGGAATGCCGAAAGAGGTGGAAGACGTCGCCATCAAAGAGTTTAAGAAAATCAAAATGATGTCGCCAATGTCATCAGAATCCAATGTGGTACGAAATTATCTGGAGTGGCTGATTGCCATGCCCTGGAAAGCGGAAACGGAAGACAATTTTGATCTGGAAAAAGCGCAGACCATTCTGGATGAAGACCATTATGGTCTGGAAAAAGTCAAGGAACGGATTATTGAATATCTGGCGGTCGCCCAGTTGAAAGGAACCCTGAAAGGGCCGATCATCTGTCTGGTTGGACCTCCGGGAGTGGGGAAAACCTCACTTGCAAAATCTATCGCGCGATCCCTCAACCGTAACTTTGTGAGAATGAGCCTTGGTGGTGTGAGGGATGAAGCCGAGATCCGCGGTCATCGCCGCACGTATATTGGCGCAATGCCCGGAAAAATTATTCAATCCATCCGCAAGGCAAAAAGCCGCAATCCGGTGTTGCTGATGGATGAAGTGGATAAACTGTATCAAAGCGTGGTCACAGACCCTTCGGCCGCACTGCTGGAAGTGCTGGATCCGGAACAAAACAATACGTTCATGGATCATTATCTGGAAGTTGAATATGATTTATCGCATGTGCTGTTTCTCTGCACCGCAAATTCCATTCAAAATATCGCGGCACCGTTATTGGATCGGATGGAGGTGATTCATCTGTCAGGCTATACTGAACTTGAAAAATATCACATTGCCAAAAACTTTCTGGTTCAACGACAGTGTAAGGCTCATGGCATGGAGCCAGAGAAAATGGTGTTTCAGAAAGAAAGTCTGTTCAAAATTATCAGAGACTATACCCGGGAGGCCGGGGTTAGAAGTCTTGAGCGTGAAATTGGTAAAGTATGTCGTAAGACGGTCACACAGTTGGTCAGACAGAATGAAGATAAAAAAACCATAGTGACACCAAAACTGGTCGAAAAACTTTTGGGAACAGCGCATTTCAATCGGGATAAAAAAGGAGAAGCCAATGAAATCGGTGTGGCGATGGGCTTGGGGGTGACGACGCTCGGGGGGGAATTGATGATGGTTGAAGCCGGGTTGATGCCGGGTTCAGGTAAAGTGTCTTTGACGGGCAAATTGGGTGAAGTGATGCAGGAATCGGCTCAGGCGGCCTATTCCTATGTCAAGGCAAATGCGCTCTTTCTCGGGATTGATGCGGATATTTTTGAAAAACTGGATCTGCATATCCATTTGCCTGAAGGCGCAACTCCTAAAGATGGTCCTTCAGCCGGGTTGCCGCTCATGATGTCCATCATCAGTGTCTGTACTAAAATTCCCATTCAGCATGATGTTGCGATGACCGGAGAAATTACACTTCGAGGCCATGTGACAGAGATTGGCGGTTTGAAAGAAAAATTACTGGCAGCCAAACGCGGCGGTTTGAGAATGGTGCTGATTCCCAAGGACAATGCCAAAGATCTGGAAGATGTGCCGCATGAAGTTCTGGAGGGCTTAACAATTCAGCAGGTTGACCGAGTGGATCAGGCAGTTCCATATGTTCTGGAACATCTGCCACCAACATCATTTTCTGTTTCAGGATTGGAGCGTTCCCTGAACAGCGAGAGCCTTCAGGCTATTTCCCATAGCCCGATTCACTGTGGGTGA
- a CDS encoding threonine--tRNA ligase — translation MKKMDTDSHLYKIRHSLAHVLAQAVLSIRPTAKLGFGPPTSTGFFYDFDLTEPLTPEDLKSVEKKMRQIIKSRQTFVREDLNDKDMILKLQEAQQGYKIEHVQDLVSKGEHVLSLYQNGPFWDMCEGPHVESTEEIPLNCFQLDSLAGAYWKGSEQNPMMQRVYGLAFENEETLKEFVALRKLAMERDHRKLNIQNHYFLISEEVGKGLPLWLPNGTIIRDELEKLAKEKEFLAGYQRVATPHITRENLYHTSGHLPHYADSMFPPMDVDGEKMYLKPMNCPHHHMIFKAIPRSYRDLPLRLAEYGTCYRYEQSGELAGLLRVRGLTMNDAHIYCQPEKTREEFIKVIQMHIDYYKMFDLKNFWMRLSLPEQGSDKYVDNPEKWQTAEDLVVEAMKEIGIHYEAVRGEAAFYGPKIDFQVSNVVGREETASTNQLDLVMGDRFNLTYKGADNQDHVPYIIHRAPLGTHERFCAFLIEHYGGAFPTWLAPGQVLIIPIAAPFFDYAHQVAQMLRTAFIRVSVDDSSDSFSKKIRNGATSKTPNVLIIGDQEMQDGTVSWQRYQSKEKQTLHPDQFKTLILEEIQARRDWRRTDN, via the coding sequence ATGAAAAAAATGGATACGGATTCACATCTTTATAAAATAAGACATTCGCTGGCTCATGTGTTGGCACAGGCCGTTCTCAGCATTCGTCCAACGGCCAAACTGGGTTTTGGTCCACCAACCAGCACGGGATTTTTTTATGATTTTGATCTCACGGAACCGCTGACGCCGGAGGATTTAAAATCTGTTGAAAAAAAAATGCGTCAGATTATCAAATCCCGTCAAACCTTTGTCAGGGAAGATCTTAACGATAAAGACATGATTCTGAAACTTCAGGAGGCTCAACAGGGTTACAAGATTGAGCATGTTCAGGATCTGGTCAGTAAAGGGGAACACGTTTTGAGTCTGTATCAGAATGGCCCGTTCTGGGATATGTGTGAAGGACCACACGTCGAGTCCACAGAGGAAATTCCGCTCAATTGTTTTCAGTTGGATTCTCTGGCTGGTGCGTATTGGAAAGGCTCAGAGCAGAATCCGATGATGCAGCGAGTTTATGGTCTGGCCTTTGAGAACGAAGAAACCCTCAAGGAATTTGTTGCTCTGCGTAAACTGGCGATGGAACGGGATCATCGAAAACTGAATATCCAGAATCACTACTTCCTGATCAGTGAAGAGGTTGGCAAAGGATTACCGTTATGGCTTCCAAATGGGACAATAATCCGGGATGAACTGGAAAAACTCGCCAAGGAAAAAGAATTCCTGGCTGGTTATCAGCGTGTTGCGACACCTCATATCACTCGTGAAAATCTGTATCACACTTCAGGGCATCTTCCTCATTATGCGGACAGTATGTTTCCGCCCATGGACGTGGATGGTGAAAAAATGTATCTGAAACCAATGAACTGCCCGCACCATCACATGATTTTCAAGGCAATTCCACGCAGTTATCGGGATCTCCCTTTGCGTCTGGCAGAATATGGAACATGCTATCGATATGAACAGTCAGGTGAACTCGCGGGCTTGTTGAGGGTTCGAGGCTTGACCATGAATGACGCTCATATCTATTGCCAGCCTGAAAAGACCAGGGAGGAGTTTATCAAGGTCATTCAGATGCATATCGATTATTATAAAATGTTTGATCTGAAAAATTTCTGGATGCGTCTGTCACTCCCTGAGCAGGGCAGTGATAAATATGTGGATAATCCTGAAAAATGGCAGACAGCCGAAGACCTGGTGGTGGAAGCCATGAAGGAAATTGGTATTCATTATGAAGCGGTTCGTGGTGAAGCCGCGTTTTATGGCCCAAAAATTGATTTTCAGGTCAGCAATGTCGTAGGGCGCGAAGAAACGGCCTCCACCAATCAGTTGGATCTGGTGATGGGCGACCGGTTTAATTTGACCTACAAGGGTGCGGACAATCAGGATCATGTCCCTTACATTATCCATCGCGCTCCGTTGGGAACGCATGAACGTTTTTGCGCGTTTCTGATTGAACACTATGGTGGCGCTTTTCCAACATGGTTGGCACCCGGTCAGGTGTTGATCATCCCGATTGCGGCTCCATTTTTTGACTATGCGCATCAGGTGGCACAAATGCTCAGAACCGCGTTTATCCGGGTTTCTGTGGATGACTCGTCAGATTCATTCAGTAAAAAAATCCGTAACGGCGCAACTTCAAAAACACCCAATGTGCTGATTATCGGTGATCAGGAAATGCAGGATGGAACTGTCAGTTGGCAACGTTATCAGAGCAAGGAAAAGCAAACGCTCCATCCCGATCAGTTTAAAACCCTGATTCTGGAAGAAATCCAGGCACGCAGGGACTGGCGAAGAACAGACAACTAA